One window from the genome of Gadus morhua chromosome 16, gadMor3.0, whole genome shotgun sequence encodes:
- the LOC115561287 gene encoding XIAP-associated factor 1 isoform X2 produces MDIKGSSSICRTCRKEVLVDNLALHESHCGRFLCLCPDCGETVSREQLEQHRLEEHSQIKCPGCDQQMECRSLVDHKVEECTARLLCCDFCELELPVRRLEEHQQVCGSRTEHCNTCHRYVLLRNLAQHTLACPATAGPATSWPRRHQLAPPPLAPPPPLAPPPPLAPPPLAPPPPLAPPPPQAPPPPLAPPPPLAPPPPLAHLLPFVILVLLRPTP; encoded by the exons ATGGACATCAAGGGATCCTCAAGCATCTGCCGCACATG CCGCAAGGAGGTGCTTGTGGACAACCTGGCCCTTCATGAGTCCCACTGCGGTCGGTTCTTGTGTCTCTGCCCTGACTGCGGCGAGACAGTGTCTAGAgagcagctggagcagcaccgGCTGGAGGAACACTCACAG ATCAAATGTCCTGGGTGCGACCAACAAATGGAGTGTCGCTCTCTGGTGGATCACAAG GTCGAGGAGTGTACTGCGCGGCTGCTGTGCTGTGACTTCTGTGAGCTGGAGCTGCCGGTCAGGAGGCTTGAGGAGCACCAGCAGGTGTGCGGCAGCCGCACCGAGCACTGTAACACCTGCCACCGCTATGTCCTGCTGAGGAACCTGGCCCAGCACACCCTCGCCTGCCCCGCCACCGCTGGCCCCGCCACCAGCTGGCCCCGCCGCCACCAGCTGGCCCCGCCGCCGCTGgccccgccgccaccgctggccccgccgccaccgctggccccgccgccgctggccccgccgccaccgctggccccgccgccaccgcaggccccgccgccaccgctggccccgccgccaccgctggccccgccgccaccgctggCCCACCTCCTTCCATTCGtcatcctcgtcctcctccgacCAACGCCATGA
- the LOC115561287 gene encoding XIAP-associated factor 1 isoform X1, protein MIVNKPRKPRIPILYPSRKEVLVDNLALHESHCGRFLCLCPDCGETVSREQLEQHRLEEHSQIKCPGCDQQMECRSLVDHKVEECTARLLCCDFCELELPVRRLEEHQQVCGSRTEHCNTCHRYVLLRNLAQHTLACPATAGPATSWPRRHQLAPPPLAPPPPLAPPPPLAPPPLAPPPPLAPPPPQAPPPPLAPPPPLAPPPPLAHLLPFVILVLLRPTP, encoded by the exons ATG ATTGTGAATAAACCCAGAAAACCTCGAATCCCGATCCTCTACCCCAGCCGCAAGGAGGTGCTTGTGGACAACCTGGCCCTTCATGAGTCCCACTGCGGTCGGTTCTTGTGTCTCTGCCCTGACTGCGGCGAGACAGTGTCTAGAgagcagctggagcagcaccgGCTGGAGGAACACTCACAG ATCAAATGTCCTGGGTGCGACCAACAAATGGAGTGTCGCTCTCTGGTGGATCACAAG GTCGAGGAGTGTACTGCGCGGCTGCTGTGCTGTGACTTCTGTGAGCTGGAGCTGCCGGTCAGGAGGCTTGAGGAGCACCAGCAGGTGTGCGGCAGCCGCACCGAGCACTGTAACACCTGCCACCGCTATGTCCTGCTGAGGAACCTGGCCCAGCACACCCTCGCCTGCCCCGCCACCGCTGGCCCCGCCACCAGCTGGCCCCGCCGCCACCAGCTGGCCCCGCCGCCGCTGgccccgccgccaccgctggccccgccgccaccgctggccccgccgccgctggccccgccgccaccgctggccccgccgccaccgcaggccccgccgccaccgctggccccgccgccaccgctggccccgccgccaccgctggCCCACCTCCTTCCATTCGtcatcctcgtcctcctccgacCAACGCCATGA